A window of Sutcliffiella cohnii contains these coding sequences:
- a CDS encoding helix-turn-helix domain-containing protein — protein MEKHTRSKVKASLLTAGDTGNPKFKEDKLYYKPSEVSEKLGVSEEIIRRMFEKDKFKGARKTDGEHLRISKDAFITTTELDTKAKEILVRIDLKSQKAGDVDEFNL, from the coding sequence ATGGAAAAGCATACACGTAGTAAAGTGAAAGCCTCGTTACTTACTGCGGGAGATACTGGTAACCCGAAATTTAAAGAAGATAAACTTTACTACAAACCAAGTGAAGTTTCTGAAAAACTAGGTGTAAGTGAGGAAATTATTCGAAGAATGTTTGAAAAGGATAAATTTAAAGGAGCACGTAAAACGGATGGAGAGCATTTGAGAATCTCTAAGGATGCCTTCATCACTACAACTGAATTAGATACTAAAGCAAAAGAAATATTAGTTCGTATTGATCTGAAAAGCCAGAAAGCGGGTGATGTCGATGAATTTAATTTATAG
- a CDS encoding spore germination protein, protein MYINKNLSVHVKDRLDYCDDLVIRTFPELKIEVLYFGHLVGEEELKNNILQPFSNTNDEEVKIILRRKQYQQEEDINLMVKGVLEGKALIIYQNSLAYAVDIYVPKTRSVSPAEIETVIVGSKEAFIEDIGTNLSMIRRRIKSDYLKVLSYNIGTITQTKMYLLYIEGITSPILVKGLQEKINNIDTKGVNDLNKIIQYLDKKPLSVFPQYFTTERPDVSTSKLLEGRVLCLMDGSPYSLSTPTNFFEFFQSPDDYNQRWLLGTLSRLLRFAALFITLFASAFYVAVSMFHYEIIPVKLLHEFIQSRSKVPFNPVIEALIIEGIIELLREAGARLPSKIGQTIGIVGGIVIGTAAVEAGFTSNVLIIVVSISAISSFVVPHIIMTASLRITRFFFIILASIWGFFGIIFGFVIILIHLCRLKNLGEYYLKPISPLSLKDIKDTIIRAPYQFFKK, encoded by the coding sequence ATGTACATAAATAAAAACTTGTCTGTACATGTCAAAGATCGATTAGATTATTGTGATGACTTAGTAATTAGGACATTTCCAGAGTTGAAAATTGAGGTATTATATTTTGGTCATCTAGTAGGGGAAGAAGAGTTGAAAAATAACATTTTACAACCTTTTTCAAATACAAATGATGAGGAAGTAAAAATTATATTAAGAAGAAAACAATATCAACAAGAAGAAGATATTAATTTAATGGTTAAGGGAGTACTTGAAGGAAAAGCATTAATAATATACCAAAATTCACTTGCGTATGCAGTAGATATTTATGTTCCTAAAACAAGAAGTGTTTCTCCAGCAGAAATTGAAACAGTAATTGTAGGATCCAAAGAAGCCTTTATAGAAGATATTGGAACTAACTTGTCTATGATTAGGAGAAGGATTAAATCAGACTATTTAAAAGTTCTTAGTTATAACATAGGTACCATCACACAAACGAAAATGTATTTGTTATATATTGAGGGGATTACTTCTCCTATATTAGTTAAAGGATTGCAAGAAAAGATCAATAACATTGATACAAAAGGAGTTAATGACTTAAATAAAATTATACAGTATTTAGACAAGAAGCCGTTATCTGTTTTTCCGCAGTATTTTACGACGGAGAGACCAGATGTCTCGACATCTAAGTTACTTGAGGGCAGAGTTCTTTGTTTAATGGATGGCAGCCCCTACTCATTATCAACCCCAACAAATTTCTTTGAATTCTTTCAATCCCCAGATGATTATAATCAACGGTGGTTACTTGGTACTTTATCTAGGTTATTAAGATTTGCTGCACTATTTATAACATTATTCGCTTCCGCTTTTTATGTAGCAGTGTCAATGTTTCATTATGAGATTATCCCTGTTAAATTACTTCATGAGTTTATTCAATCAAGAAGTAAAGTACCATTTAATCCAGTAATTGAGGCATTAATTATTGAAGGTATTATTGAATTGTTAAGAGAAGCGGGAGCAAGACTGCCTTCTAAAATTGGACAAACAATTGGCATAGTTGGGGGAATAGTAATTGGTACCGCGGCAGTAGAGGCTGGTTTTACAAGCAATGTTCTAATTATTGTAGTTTCTATATCTGCCATATCATCTTTTGTAGTACCACATATCATAATGACAGCATCTTTAAGAATTACTCGATTTTTCTTTATTATTCTTGCATCCATATGGGGCTTTTTTGGGATCATTTTTGGATTTGTTATTATATTGATTCACCTCTGCAGGTTAAAGAATTTAGGGGAGTATTATTTAAAGCCTATATCCCCACTATCTTTGAAGGATATAAAAGATACTATCATTCGTGCTCCTTATCAGTTTTTTAAGAAATAG
- a CDS encoding DUF3800 domain-containing protein, translating to MKSICEALRDARETDLADKLSGALSTIEDNTSSEKSSHTFLPNNAGASLNVPAFISFITILEKYASAKKHRLSIIHDKTKAYERGYAELYRLYSQPDRFEFPLTDGSSLLMGFSHLKNICFKESKESPWIQSADVLISGLNRFLKAVYKDEFVNPELLELGKYVSPAIFDNIFKRGDSVCSNEIRKKIRDVIQETNMYR from the coding sequence TTGAAATCTATTTGTGAGGCTTTACGGGATGCGAGGGAAACTGACTTGGCGGATAAATTATCAGGAGCATTGAGCACAATTGAGGATAACACTTCTTCCGAAAAAAGCAGTCACACCTTCTTGCCCAACAATGCAGGAGCAAGTTTAAATGTACCAGCATTTATCTCTTTTATTACGATTTTGGAGAAATACGCAAGTGCAAAAAAACATCGCCTTTCGATTATACACGATAAAACTAAGGCTTATGAAAGAGGGTATGCAGAGCTGTATAGATTATATTCACAGCCTGACCGCTTTGAATTTCCACTGACAGATGGTTCAAGCCTTCTTATGGGTTTTAGTCACTTAAAGAATATATGTTTTAAGGAATCGAAGGAAAGTCCTTGGATTCAATCTGCAGATGTCCTTATCAGTGGATTAAACAGATTTTTAAAAGCAGTTTATAAAGATGAATTTGTTAATCCTGAATTATTAGAGCTTGGAAAGTATGTCAGCCCAGCAATATTTGATAATATCTTTAAGAGAGGCGACTCTGTTTGCTCCAATGAAATCCGAAAGAAAATTAGAGATGTAATTCAAGAAACTAATATGTATAGGTAA
- a CDS encoding PspC domain-containing protein, translated as MLQKPTTDKMIFGVCRGISESFGIPPLILRAIFLVTAPISIFVYILLIGFILKK; from the coding sequence ATGTTACAAAAACCCACGACTGATAAGATGATTTTTGGGGTGTGTCGAGGGATTTCTGAGTCTTTTGGTATACCACCTTTAATTTTAAGGGCAATATTTTTGGTTACTGCACCTATTTCTATTTTTGTATATATATTACTTATTGGCTTTATCTTAAAAAAATAA
- a CDS encoding SEC-C metal-binding domain-containing protein: MTNIRRNDPCICGSGLKYKKCCFFHEGHYTVFVDEAGNSGSNYLDLDQPFYVVGGWIVPNARLRDTTLIANVAQTLKVEGELKGTNLTGNKRNQAYFSNFFNQLWEIGCRQTVVVAEKKYCIAAKIIETFLDPLYNKKVNNRYTYDNLLKKRLAEKVYRLPFGVLEEFAKSLPNIRARTDGGLLEIYL; encoded by the coding sequence ATGACTAACATTAGACGTAATGACCCTTGCATTTGTGGGAGTGGACTTAAATATAAAAAATGCTGTTTTTTCCACGAAGGTCATTATACTGTATTTGTTGACGAGGCGGGAAACAGTGGATCCAACTACTTGGATTTAGATCAGCCGTTCTACGTTGTAGGAGGATGGATAGTTCCGAATGCGCGATTGAGGGACACAACGCTAATAGCAAATGTAGCTCAGACCTTGAAAGTTGAAGGGGAATTGAAAGGTACTAATCTAACTGGAAATAAACGCAATCAAGCTTATTTCAGTAACTTCTTTAATCAATTGTGGGAGATTGGTTGCAGACAAACTGTAGTTGTTGCAGAAAAGAAATATTGCATCGCGGCAAAAATTATTGAGACTTTTCTTGACCCACTATATAACAAAAAAGTGAATAACCGCTATACTTACGACAACCTTTTGAAAAAAAGACTTGCTGAAAAGGTGTACAGGCTCCCTTTTGGAGTCTTAGAAGAATTTGCGAAAAGCTTACCGAATATTAGAGCCAGAACAGATGGAGGGCTCCTTGAAATCTATTTGTGA
- a CDS encoding Ger(x)C family spore germination protein, whose protein sequence is MSRILLIILILLVLPGCRDQKIVEELGFIHTIGYELIEEGENSGKLEVTISLPVAETLKQQTITTVVETSKESRIFLSKKTDKNLVSGQIRSILIGEKLAEKGVWDLIDTFYRDPVSRPTVKLSIVKSNPKQLLSKDYPEYKMVDTVIENLLKKEARLNTIPEMDIHKFAKDYLDDAIDPIAPIILQSEDGIMSDGIGLFSGDQLKTTIPAIQARIFFLLTGEFKEGDLLIKNEEEKVLFSFLTNKRSIDVTLGDKEEIDVKLSIDFKGFLLEYQGNKDITNEKEIEALENYIQENIENQIRDILETMKEHQIDNLGLGKYIKQKMDYQTWKNLDWPKTIDRVNVTPSVTVKIIDTGMVK, encoded by the coding sequence ATGTCTAGAATCTTACTAATTATTCTAATATTGTTGGTACTACCGGGATGTAGGGACCAAAAAATTGTAGAAGAGTTAGGGTTTATTCATACAATAGGTTATGAGTTAATTGAAGAAGGAGAAAATTCAGGGAAACTTGAAGTGACAATATCTCTACCAGTAGCAGAAACCTTAAAACAACAGACAATCACTACGGTGGTTGAAACTTCGAAGGAATCAAGAATATTTTTAAGTAAAAAAACAGATAAAAATTTAGTTTCCGGGCAAATTCGAAGTATTTTAATTGGAGAGAAACTAGCAGAAAAGGGAGTATGGGATTTAATTGACACATTTTATCGAGACCCTGTTTCAAGACCTACAGTAAAACTGTCAATAGTAAAAAGCAATCCAAAACAATTATTATCAAAGGACTATCCAGAATATAAAATGGTTGACACTGTAATCGAAAATCTTCTAAAAAAAGAAGCAAGGTTAAATACAATTCCTGAAATGGATATACATAAATTTGCAAAAGATTACCTAGACGATGCTATTGATCCTATTGCTCCTATTATTTTACAATCGGAAGACGGAATAATGTCGGACGGAATCGGGTTATTTAGTGGTGACCAGTTAAAAACAACCATACCAGCCATACAAGCAAGAATCTTTTTTTTACTAACTGGAGAGTTTAAAGAAGGTGATTTATTAATTAAAAACGAAGAAGAAAAAGTATTATTTAGTTTTTTAACGAATAAAAGAAGTATAGATGTTACACTAGGAGATAAAGAAGAAATAGATGTGAAGTTGTCAATTGATTTTAAAGGCTTCTTACTGGAATACCAAGGAAATAAAGACATCACTAATGAAAAAGAAATAGAAGCATTAGAGAATTACATTCAAGAAAATATTGAAAATCAAATACGAGATATATTGGAAACTATGAAGGAACATCAAATAGATAACCTCGGTTTAGGAAAGTATATAAAACAAAAAATGGATTATCAAACATGGAAAAACTTGGACTGGCCCAAGACAATTGACAGGGTGAATGTTACCCCTAGTGTTACCGTTAAAATAATTGATACCGGGATGGTTAAATAA
- a CDS encoding cell wall hydrolase: MAVIKASYNDKRLLARLIRAEAEGEGEQGMLLVANVCVNRVRVRCLDFVDINSVERMVWQSPGGFEAVHHPYFYQRAREKEIRLAERIINGERHHPAERALWFFRPNGTCPAQWWNQWNSGRYKLHCFYSPVESECPDVYRVY, from the coding sequence ATGGCTGTAATAAAGGCAAGTTATAATGATAAAAGACTTCTAGCAAGACTTATCCGTGCGGAAGCAGAAGGTGAAGGGGAGCAAGGAATGTTATTAGTCGCCAATGTTTGTGTAAATAGAGTACGAGTAAGGTGTTTAGATTTTGTTGATATTAATTCTGTAGAACGAATGGTTTGGCAGTCCCCTGGAGGATTTGAAGCCGTACACCATCCATACTTTTATCAAAGGGCAAGAGAAAAAGAAATCAGATTAGCAGAACGAATAATTAATGGTGAAAGGCATCATCCAGCAGAACGAGCACTATGGTTTTTTAGACCGAATGGCACTTGCCCTGCCCAGTGGTGGAATCAGTGGAACAGTGGCCGATATAAACTTCATTGCTTCTACTCACCTGTTGAATCCGAATGTCCAGATGTATATAGGGTTTATTGA
- a CDS encoding protein kinase domain-containing protein: MKMWLLSPDTLLTEEIYITDPTNYLQLKLNQVASRHLSDKVALFRGFYDNIANERLKELFAIFHMQFNDLFAFMNQKRYASGGGHYNADASRDLIDLIEQERVIQATLKGDFAFEINGYYEEIMSKCRSFLSTSGGSPIPEDFPPIDIIEDKPIFTLVDTMTIPGTIPSAIAKLKFIGKGSYAKVLKYKDPHYNSYFAVKRAEDDLRPDELERFKNEFNDLRTLDSPFVIKAYSYEDENNEYVMEYADETLSKYINRSNSTLMFSKRRVYVEQLIRAFDYIHSTGILHRDISYTNILVKHYGDGASFLKVSDFGLVKRPNSTLTRQGTEIKGAINDYTDLTAVGFENYEMRHETYALGKVIYFILTGRTTGYHRETNEALKEFISRAISPDKSKRFTSIEEMKIELYSKVFPSLRKESAE; encoded by the coding sequence ATGAAAATGTGGTTATTATCCCCAGATACATTACTGACGGAGGAGATCTATATTACTGATCCAACTAACTACCTACAATTAAAACTAAATCAAGTGGCTTCAAGACACCTATCAGATAAAGTGGCTCTTTTCCGAGGATTCTACGATAATATTGCTAATGAAAGGCTTAAAGAGTTGTTTGCAATATTTCATATGCAGTTTAATGATCTGTTTGCATTTATGAACCAGAAACGCTACGCAAGCGGCGGAGGACATTATAATGCAGATGCAAGTCGAGATCTCATTGATTTAATTGAACAGGAAAGAGTAATACAAGCTACACTTAAAGGTGACTTTGCTTTTGAGATTAATGGCTACTATGAAGAAATTATGAGCAAATGTAGATCTTTTTTATCTACTAGTGGAGGAAGTCCTATCCCTGAGGATTTCCCACCAATAGATATCATAGAGGACAAGCCTATTTTCACTTTAGTTGATACCATGACAATTCCAGGCACAATACCAAGTGCCATTGCAAAATTGAAATTTATTGGCAAGGGTTCATACGCAAAGGTATTAAAGTATAAAGATCCACATTATAATTCTTACTTCGCCGTTAAGCGAGCGGAAGATGATTTGCGACCTGATGAGCTGGAGCGATTTAAGAATGAATTTAACGATCTTCGAACCTTGGATAGTCCGTTTGTCATCAAAGCTTATTCCTATGAAGATGAGAATAATGAGTATGTTATGGAATATGCAGATGAGACATTATCTAAATACATAAACCGGAGCAATTCTACACTGATGTTTAGTAAAAGAAGAGTTTATGTAGAACAATTAATTCGAGCTTTCGACTATATTCATTCAACAGGAATACTCCATAGGGATATCAGTTACACGAATATTTTAGTGAAGCATTATGGCGATGGGGCTTCCTTCTTAAAGGTCTCCGATTTTGGCTTGGTAAAACGACCTAATAGCACTTTGACTAGACAGGGAACAGAAATCAAAGGAGCTATTAATGATTACACTGACTTGACTGCAGTTGGTTTCGAGAATTATGAAATGAGACACGAGACTTATGCACTTGGAAAAGTAATTTATTTTATACTTACTGGTCGAACGACCGGGTATCATCGTGAAACCAATGAAGCATTGAAGGAATTTATTTCAAGAGCAATTTCTCCAGATAAAAGCAAGAGGTTTACTAGTATTGAAGAAATGAAGATTGAATTGTATTCGAAGGTGTTCCCTTCACTCCGCAAAGAGTCTGCCGAGTAG
- a CDS encoding GerAB/ArcD/ProY family transporter gives MQTEKFKPFYLFFITYMTQTGIVLFMLPNMVANYFGYNGWLMIIPISVFAMIQIGLIAGIYYFNKGSSIFQTIETSFSKVNIIAKPLYLCLSIFWSVLSITVAKQYVHVMKFLYFPQTNIQWFVLLTLILTYYLVTSGIVTIAHVSTLFFFLSAPMIFLLIYFVPDFSFLQFSTFVFNEHNDFYGGMIELYTAFLGFEVTLFMFPYIKKEKKVFKYVFWGHLYTTLIYLSVTIFCYGFNSFQQLNYQVYPVINLLQYIEFDFIERLDSGFFILFYLKLIITITMYIWISLVTFKRVVMWSAQRSAFALLVVGYLVTLPFVTKNELTSLLSLLAKVQILISIFLPLLVLTIIFLKRRRKHV, from the coding sequence ATGCAAACTGAAAAATTTAAACCGTTCTATCTCTTTTTTATTACTTATATGACTCAAACGGGTATAGTGCTCTTTATGTTACCTAACATGGTAGCCAATTATTTTGGATATAATGGTTGGTTAATGATTATACCCATTTCAGTTTTTGCTATGATTCAAATTGGATTAATTGCTGGAATTTATTATTTTAATAAAGGAAGTTCAATTTTTCAAACAATCGAGACTTCTTTTTCAAAGGTGAATATTATTGCCAAACCTTTGTATCTTTGTTTGAGTATATTTTGGTCCGTTCTTTCCATTACAGTTGCAAAACAATATGTACATGTTATGAAGTTTTTATACTTTCCACAAACAAATATACAATGGTTTGTACTGTTAACATTAATTCTTACGTATTACCTTGTGACAAGTGGAATCGTAACAATTGCTCACGTCTCTACATTGTTTTTCTTCTTATCAGCACCAATGATATTCCTTTTAATTTATTTTGTTCCCGATTTCTCTTTTTTGCAATTTTCTACCTTTGTTTTTAATGAACATAATGACTTTTATGGAGGCATGATAGAGTTATATACAGCATTTCTAGGGTTTGAAGTAACACTATTCATGTTTCCTTACATAAAAAAAGAGAAAAAGGTTTTTAAATACGTGTTTTGGGGGCACCTGTATACCACATTAATATATTTGAGTGTAACGATTTTTTGTTACGGGTTTAATAGTTTCCAACAATTAAATTATCAAGTTTATCCCGTAATAAATTTATTGCAGTATATAGAATTTGACTTTATTGAACGATTGGACTCCGGATTTTTTATATTATTTTATTTGAAGTTAATAATTACTATAACGATGTATATATGGATTAGTTTAGTTACGTTTAAAAGAGTTGTTATGTGGAGTGCTCAACGTAGTGCTTTTGCATTATTGGTAGTTGGATACTTAGTGACATTACCATTTGTCACCAAAAATGAACTTACTTCTTTGTTATCTTTATTAGCAAAAGTTCAAATACTAATATCCATTTTCTTACCACTGTTAGTATTGACAATTATATTTTTAAAAAGAAGGAGAAAACATGTCTAG
- a CDS encoding amidohydrolase: MEDRNMFKEELHKKNSFMLLNVRLESGYKYEDGQVVYTETQIRNIEIENGNIIKIQDTNLPYRRDIDCYDAKGMLLLPAFKEMHIHLDKTYYGGTWRAAANRKSIFDMIELEEKLLPELLPTTQERAEKLIELILSYGSTNVRSHCNIDQTVGLNNLEKLNAALQNYSEKISHEIVAFPQHGLLRSNVKGLLREAMDLGVTHVGGLDPTVVDGNMEKSLETMVQIAVDYNVGIDIHLHEGGESGIKAISRLADFTEEAGLEGKVTISHAFSLASLSEESGIKLANRLASLGISIASSVPIGKTVMPIPLLQEQGVEVLLGNDSITDHWSPFGVGDILQKAHLAAQLYGWSNEYDLSRALSLATRGITPLDKEGNQIWPKVGDEATAVLVPASCSAEAVARLSKRVAVLHKGVFSSGSLEKK, from the coding sequence ATGGAAGATAGAAATATGTTCAAAGAAGAACTACATAAAAAGAATTCCTTTATGCTTTTAAATGTTCGATTAGAAAGTGGATATAAGTATGAAGATGGTCAAGTTGTCTACACTGAAACTCAAATACGTAATATCGAAATTGAGAACGGCAATATTATAAAAATACAAGATACGAATCTACCATATAGAAGAGATATAGATTGTTATGATGCGAAGGGGATGCTTCTTCTCCCTGCTTTTAAGGAAATGCATATCCATTTAGATAAAACCTATTATGGAGGTACTTGGAGGGCTGCGGCAAATCGAAAAAGTATTTTTGACATGATTGAATTGGAAGAAAAGCTACTACCAGAATTGCTTCCAACAACACAAGAACGTGCGGAAAAATTAATTGAACTAATCCTGAGCTACGGTTCAACAAATGTTCGAAGTCATTGTAATATCGACCAGACTGTCGGGCTAAATAATCTTGAAAAATTAAATGCAGCCTTACAGAATTATTCAGAAAAAATATCACATGAAATCGTAGCTTTTCCTCAACATGGATTGCTTCGTTCAAATGTAAAAGGACTATTACGAGAGGCTATGGACCTTGGAGTAACACATGTTGGAGGTCTTGATCCAACCGTAGTGGACGGAAATATGGAGAAGTCTTTGGAAACAATGGTACAAATCGCAGTAGACTATAACGTAGGCATTGATATTCATCTTCATGAGGGTGGGGAATCGGGCATAAAAGCCATTAGTAGGTTGGCAGATTTTACGGAAGAGGCAGGACTAGAGGGAAAAGTAACAATCAGCCATGCGTTCTCACTTGCATCGTTATCGGAAGAATCAGGTATTAAGCTTGCAAACCGGCTTGCTTCATTAGGTATTTCAATTGCCTCATCTGTTCCAATTGGTAAAACTGTCATGCCAATACCTCTCCTTCAAGAGCAAGGAGTAGAAGTCCTTCTTGGAAATGATAGTATAACAGATCATTGGTCACCGTTTGGGGTGGGAGATATTCTTCAGAAAGCACATCTTGCAGCACAATTATATGGTTGGAGCAATGAGTATGATTTATCGCGTGCCTTATCACTTGCTACAAGAGGCATTACACCTTTAGATAAAGAAGGAAATCAAATCTGGCCAAAGGTTGGAGATGAAGCCACTGCTGTCCTTGTACCTGCGAGTTGTTCTGCAGAAGCTGTAGCACGTTTGTCAAAGCGCGTTGCTGTACTACATAAAGGTGTCTTTTCTTCAGGTTCGTTAGAAAAAAAGTAG
- a CDS encoding Hsp20/alpha crystallin family protein produces the protein MSLVPYDPFRQLSNIRREFDRFFSELPISFDNEHGIGGIRVDVHETENEVVATCDLPGLEKKEDVDIDIQNNRLSISGSIKRTNEIKEENMLKKERYTGRFQRMITLPSPVSHDGVKATYKNGILEITMPKVAKDVKKKIDVSFQ, from the coding sequence ATGTCATTAGTACCTTATGATCCATTTAGACAATTATCAAATATAAGAAGAGAATTCGATCGTTTCTTTTCGGAATTACCAATTTCGTTTGACAATGAACATGGTATAGGTGGGATTCGAGTAGATGTTCATGAAACTGAGAATGAGGTTGTGGCAACATGTGATTTACCTGGTCTTGAAAAGAAAGAAGATGTAGATATTGATATACAAAATAACAGATTAAGCATTAGTGGTTCTATCAAGCGTACCAATGAAATAAAAGAAGAAAATATGTTAAAAAAGGAACGCTATACAGGTCGTTTTCAACGTATGATAACACTTCCAAGCCCCGTTTCACATGATGGGGTTAAAGCTACGTACAAAAATGGAATACTTGAAATAACAATGCCAAAAGTGGCGAAGGACGTAAAAAAGAAGATAGATGTAAGTTTCCAGTAA
- a CDS encoding mercury resistance system transport protein MerF: MVLLCCATPILVILLGTLGLGAITKRL, translated from the coding sequence TTGGTTTTGTTATGTTGTGCTACACCTATTTTAGTAATTTTATTAGGTACGCTTGGATTAGGCGCAATAACAAAGAGACTATAG
- a CDS encoding DUF3885 domain-containing protein: MNLINRFHKTITEMGMPILENPIFYTAPVGIRFGIGGEEDVYIKKGIRRKEHPNPVYVNRAVERAFTIFHALPKKDWLLRIDLYDEKEIKETIKRLQIVDPQEKVLNEYELDGEKISHYELYWSLNDIDWPEETIIREIILADIGGINCLASAVYLLHPNEKILYHLYDDRGLDVVAKDQRKLYPLYETFNAWILDYDREQIDKTFKYKQETL, encoded by the coding sequence ATGAATTTAATCAATAGATTTCATAAAACAATAACAGAAATGGGAATGCCTATTCTTGAAAATCCTATTTTTTATACAGCTCCTGTAGGGATCCGTTTTGGAATTGGCGGAGAAGAGGATGTATATATTAAAAAAGGTATAAGGAGAAAAGAGCATCCAAATCCGGTCTATGTGAATAGGGCTGTTGAACGAGCATTCACAATATTTCATGCTTTACCGAAAAAAGACTGGCTATTAAGAATTGATTTATACGATGAGAAGGAAATAAAAGAAACAATAAAGCGACTTCAAATTGTAGATCCCCAGGAAAAAGTATTAAACGAGTATGAGTTAGATGGAGAAAAAATAAGTCATTATGAATTATACTGGTCACTAAATGATATTGATTGGCCAGAAGAAACAATCATTCGTGAAATTATCTTAGCCGATATTGGTGGTATAAATTGTCTAGCCTCAGCAGTATATTTATTACATCCAAATGAAAAAATACTTTATCATTTATACGATGATCGCGGATTAGATGTTGTTGCTAAAGATCAAAGAAAGTTATATCCACTATATGAAACATTTAATGCTTGGATTTTAGATTATGATAGAGAACAAATTGATAAAACATTTAAATATAAACAGGAGACACTTTAG